From one Enterococcus sp. DIV2402 genomic stretch:
- a CDS encoding glucose-1-phosphate adenylyltransferase, with the protein MKTEMVAMILAGGQGTRLGKLTKNMAKPAVPFGGRYRIIDFTLSNCANSGINNVGVVTQYQPLALNHHIGNGASWGLDGINAGATILQPYSSSEGSKWFEGTAHAIYQNISYLDQLDPQYVLILSGDHIYKMDYEEMLENHKRNNASLSVAVIEVPMKEASRFGIMNTDDNDRIIEFEEKPDEPKSNLASMGIYIFNWGRLRNILTTSYAKDSSMNDFGKHVIPAYLDSGETVVAYRFDGYWKDVGTIDSLWEANMEFLRPDMELNIRDKAWRIYSKNPISPPHFVTETGSAKNSLISDGCYIAGDVNHSVLSDDVQVKEGAKITDSIVMSGATIGKNVSIHKAIIGEDAIIGDNAVIDGTEEIAVVGYSEVIGVTVDED; encoded by the coding sequence AAAATATGGCTAAACCCGCAGTTCCTTTTGGAGGAAGATATCGTATTATCGATTTTACTTTAAGTAATTGTGCAAATTCAGGAATTAATAATGTAGGTGTAGTCACACAGTATCAACCTTTGGCGTTAAATCATCATATTGGAAATGGTGCAAGTTGGGGCTTAGACGGAATTAATGCAGGTGCAACTATTTTACAACCTTACTCAAGTTCTGAAGGTAGTAAATGGTTTGAAGGAACAGCGCATGCGATTTATCAAAATATTTCTTATTTAGATCAATTAGATCCACAATATGTTTTAATCCTATCTGGAGACCATATTTACAAGATGGATTATGAAGAAATGCTTGAAAATCATAAACGTAACAATGCTTCTTTATCAGTTGCTGTTATTGAAGTACCAATGAAAGAGGCGTCTCGTTTCGGTATTATGAATACAGATGATAATGATCGTATTATTGAATTTGAAGAAAAACCAGACGAACCAAAGAGTAACCTTGCATCAATGGGGATCTACATTTTCAACTGGGGTCGTTTAAGAAATATTTTAACGACAAGTTATGCAAAAGATAGTTCAATGAATGACTTTGGTAAACACGTTATTCCTGCTTACCTAGATAGCGGTGAAACAGTGGTTGCTTATCGTTTTGATGGATATTGGAAAGACGTGGGTACAATTGATTCTCTATGGGAAGCAAATATGGAATTTTTACGTCCTGACATGGAATTAAATATTCGTGATAAAGCATGGCGTATTTATTCTAAAAACCCAATTTCACCACCACATTTCGTTACGGAAACTGGCTCAGCGAAAAACTCCTTGATTTCTGATGGTTGCTATATTGCAGGGGATGTTAATCACAGTGTCTTATCAGATGATGTACAAGTAAAAGAAGGTGCAAAAATTACAGACAGTATCGTGATGTCTGGTGCAACAATTGGTAAAAATGTATCAATCCACAAAGCAATTATTGGGGAAGATGCGATTATTGGCGATAATGCTGTAATCGATGGAACAGAAGAAATTGCTGTGGTTGGCTATTCTGAAGTGATTGGAGTGACTGTTGATGAGGACTAA